tgtgTGCGCGTGGGTTTCCTATGGGCAATCTGGTTTCTTCATATGGAttagaaacatgcagattaggttcAGATTTTAGTGGACAAATGTTAagtaccaggtctgaacgggtCCTTAAAGTCACGGAAAAGTTTTGAAGATAAGTTTAGCACCTTATCTTCTGTGGTTTCATTGTCTGAATGGGAGTCTTTTttgctcagatgtgtttatatagctgtattaaaaaattaataaccttttgtgctgaaaaaaggatataatacACTATCTTGCACATTCCTATACCTtctgtatatactgcatgtttaaacatggggaaaaaaacaaaaatgtggaaaCCTTGTCTGTGTTGCACGATTAGTGACAatttgaaaaggaaaatgatCCAAAATCAAAGTCTTTCTGCCATTACTAACACATCAGCATCTAAATAGAAGAGCTGTGGATCCAACCCAGGACCTACCAGCTATAAGAAGACCTGTTGTACATAACTTGTATTTGTTAGTCAGTGTTTCTCTATGGGCTTGTGATATATTCCTAagatgtagtgtgtgtgtgtgtgtgtgtgtattgattttAAAAGATCTAATGCTttgtaaaacaatgaaaaccTCTTTAGATGTATATCCTGCAAGCATGTCATCGTGTACAGCATGTCAGTGGTACATAAGTGTACTGTGGCTGTGGAAAGTGACGTGTGAGTCTTATCAATTATACAGAATTATTGGCAAAGTGTTTATTGTAAAACGTTTCAAACGGACAGACACGACCatggatgaaaaataaaaacatgtttttttatgttcataGAACAAAGACacgctgaagctgaagctgtgCGGAAATATTCAGAAGAAATGAGTTTGAACATCTGCTTTCCGTCAGTATGGCCTGCACAAATGAAAACCTTCAGACTGACTCCTTTACTCTGCTAATCTGAAGTTCAGTAGCAGAGGAAAAAACTACTTTGCTTTGCAATTTAATGtctgtatttgaaaataaatgtataaactgTGCCCCACCATTCGCCCAATGTCATTCCCCCAATGTCTCTCAATGGGATCGGCTCCCGCttctccctgtgaccctcatgtggagcattAAGTggcagacaatgaatgaatcttGATAATCAATATAAACCCAAAGTAAAGTCAATTCTCCTTGACTGTGGTAAACCAAATCCTTAAGTCACCGTCTAACATTTCTACGACAGGGAAGCGGCAAAGCTAAAGCACGTCGAATGCTTCCAAACCACTGCATTAATCTACCTTATTTACGTGTTGTTCACTGATgatttacttcatttatttagttcaccATGTCAAAGAAGTCATGGATGTGACTGcgtttcaatttaaaatgatggaaATGTTGAGTGGAAATGAAGCAAACTTTCCTGTGCAAAAACCTTCACGTTTGGTCAAataacttcattattttttttcccccctcaacCAATGGATTTCAAGTCTGTTCATAACCAGACAGACTTGTAATGacataacattttaataatataaatgtgggaaataaatctaaaaaaaatatctcttaGTAAAAGCAGATAAAAGCCTGATCCACCGACAAAGAGGAAACATCTTCTAATGACGATAAAACACGACCAGAGAGCATCGACTGCTAATTTAGTGGCTTCTTTAGAAACCAGGAGTGGACGTGTGTGATTATACAACATGTGCCAAAATGATTCATGTGATCAGTTTGCATTCAGATCCAAATGATGTATACATAGAGTGCTTTTTCTACATGTGTATTTTGGCTGTGATTAGTCGGGTCACTCACTCGAGTGGCAGtgggtccacacacacacacacacacacacacacgattcaATTCACTGACTCTTTGTCGTTAAGCTACGATcacataacacaaaaacacacaagcgGCCAGTCTGACAGACAAGAAgtactgcagaaaaaaaacaaggtacCGTACCAGTATAGCAACGCATCaaatcagtgtttaaaaaaaaaaaaggttttcctaTAAAAATAGATTGTTAAATATACACGACATGCATGTTAGAAATATGTGACGGACCAAAGGCAAAAACAACTCACTTCTTCTTtaagccaaaaacaaaacaaaactaacagTTAACCCTGTTATTAACATTCAAggtttgttaaaataaattcaagCATTATTTGAAACTTTCAGCACTTCATTGTTCATAATGGCAAATGATGGAAAAGattacaggaaaaaacaaaaacacgatTGAGTGGAAAAGATACATTTTTCTCCAGAAACAAATTGATTGTGTTGActgtaaatcagtaaaaaacaaaagaaaaaccctgcAACCTTAAACTCTGAGGTTTTGGTTTTACCTTAATCAGACTGTTATCCTTTCCTTAtcatataataaaatgaatagtTCAAAAATCAACCAACAATTACTTTTCGGACAGCTTTTACACTTTGCTGTACAGAGCAAATGTAAATGACTGTGAGGATATGAATCACTTAAACTGTGACTTACGACaaagtattagggccaaacaacaaagaaaactaaatctaatctttcgagaataaactCGTAGTATGACGGGAATAAAGTCGTGGTATTGCGAGAATAAACTCattaatttacgagaataaactCATAATTTTACGAAAATAAATTtgtattatgagaataaagtcaaaattattAAAAGTCTTAATATTGCGACAATAAAGTTGTGACATCGCGACAATAAAGTCTTTACGGGAATAAAGtcaggaattttttttttcttttcagtttggaCCTAATACTTCCTACCTAATAGTGATTGTTACACAGTGAACACATCTCTTTTTGTTTGACAACATAATTTAGTTTGACTGTTATGGCAGTGAAGTGCTTTGACTTacagctttggaaaaaaaacattaacaatagtTGCAGCTGCAAATTATGGatgttttaacaaacaaaaaaatgacaccaaagacgagggaaaatgtttttgttggcTGTTTGTGATTGTTTGGGGTTAATTTAGCGGCTACACTCGTGATCGCACACTGTCGAGATGTTGCGAAGCTCTCGACGCGGCAGCACAGACCTGAAGTACAATGTAACCGGTATGATTCACAAGTCACGGCGGAAACACAACTATACACCACAGTCATGTGCTATCAGGATTCAAAACTGAGCGCATGCAATCCTTTTTGCCTAAATCACAAAAATTCAGCGGaaaaaatgtacacataaactatatgtgtgtgtgtgtgtgtgtgtgtgtgtatatatatatatatatatatatatatatatatgtatatatatatatacacatatatatgtgtatatacatatttaaaacatttgtattcaaaatacatactttttttttttcaagtcaaACCTATGAAATTGTCTTTGGTCAAgaaaaatatcttaaaaactACCATCAATGTTATTgtacagggaaaacaaaacaaaaaaccaaacGTACGTACTCGAGATCATGGAACTGATCAAAGTGAAGGAGATGATACCAAGTATCAAATAATAATCTTCCATTTGGAGTGTTccaaatattttaaagtgcttcTGCATTAAACCCTCAGAATTTCATCTGAAAGAAACATCCATCAGAGTAAGGCAGatcggtttgtttttttatccatataTACATTTGTTCGGAGGAGAAAAGGACACTAAGAgtggagacattttaaaaaaaaatgtactcgGGCACAAGCGGAGGACGGCCCTCCACAAACGTGGTGATTATCAATTAACTCCGAATGCTAAAACACGGGGCAGAGTGTCCTCACAGCTGGTGATATAAAACTgggtgaataaaaaaagaaatagcagCCTATTCACACTCATTCCAATGATGCCTTTTTTCATTCAGCTGGAGGCGTAAAAAGAGGACGTAAATCAAGAGGAGTCCCTtttgtgagaggaggaggaggtgaacaTGAGGAGAGATTCTGGAAAAACTCACAATCCACCAACATAATAGAGTCAGGATGTCTGGAGGTCAGGATGtatcttgttgttgttcttctccTGGAGATGCAGCAGCTGCTCTCACTGGGACAACTCCTGCGGCTCCTTTTGGGGACACCGgtgtgtctctgcagtgctGTTTGCGACGTACTGACACCTGCTGGTGTGGCAGTCTCAAGACTACGACTGCTCGCCCTGGTTACGAGGTTTTCCCAACTATCGGGTTGTCCCTAAACacgagaggaaaacaaaacgaGAGGGTTACGTTTCTGTGTGAGCCAAGCAGTaacttatgtacagtatatatgtgacCAGGTCCTTTGTGTCTCCCTGTTGTAGAATGCTCTTCTTCACATCTTCATAATTAATTACATGAATTTGCATGGAACAACAATTCTTAAGTCCATGTGAACAATGTCATCAGTGTGTATTGACCgggaaaacaaatgaatgcaaagaaaGTTCTTGTATGAACTTGACTTTCagattcatttgattatttcaaatcaaaagaaGTGCAATATAACTCGAGGTAGCATGACGTCTACTTCAGAGAGTTCAATGCAACAGCGTCAAACTTTGCAGGAGTTCAAGTATCGATGCCTTCTCGGTTCCATACAGGCTTGGTATTACAGTTCACTTCCTGACCATCATCTGCTGTATTTTTAACCACAGTTGCATTAGTATTCCAGTTACACATCAGCTGTAACCacgtcacacgcacacacacaaattaaaaacacacacgcaaacaaacgTACACACACGTGACACATGCAGACTTACAGGCTGCCGTACTGTGCTGTGGTGTCGTTCCTGATGTTGTGCTGCCTCTGAAGTTCCTCCATGACGTTGCGGAGCTGTTTAAGTGTCTGAAATGTCTCTTTGGGTTCCTGAATGGTGAACTTAGAGTATTCCTCCTGCTCCCTCTGAGGGCCCTGGTACACCGCCATACTGGCACAGGCATCTGTGCAGAGGGATGTTGAACATGAGTCAATATCAGTGAGTCAGACTCCTCTACTGGTACTAGGCAAGACAACCATCTGCTGGTTTTGGTGTGAAAGGGTTAGATAAAATGTGTCATAGGAGGGAAATGCTCTTGGGTGTTCCATGTGTTGGCTGCagcttttcttattttaatccACATAAAAAGATCACTATAGGGGGGACAAGGCAAGGTCAAATGGATATAAATGATACATGCTGCACTGCCAGCAAAGCATGGACTCATTTATGGAGTATCTTTATCTTGTATTAAAGGTCTGCTTTAAACCTGTCGGGGGTTAAACAAATATCTTTGTttagtgaaaagaaaaaaaatatgtgcaaAATTTCTATGAGAGGCACATTTatagtataaataaaaatgtgaatatgcaATGTGGTTCACCACTAATTTAAAGCTGTTTTAGAGCGTTTTACACTAAGACTGATGGAGGGACAGCAGAAGCATGACAGGAATAATCCCCACTTCTCTAAGGTGGTGAGATACAGAAACTACTGTTGAAAGAGAACAGCTAGAATATGGAGGGAGTTGTCCATAAAGCTCTGCAGGAGTGGGATAGGTCTGGGGGAGTAGTGACACAATCAGGGTTTCGGCAACAGAAGCTACACATGTGAGGCCAGCAGAAACTTAGCAGTACTGATTAACATGTGCAGGCAGGGGAGGAGATGTCTAAGGGGAAATccacaggaaggaaggaaatagCTACTGTggtgattaaattaaatacatttttagcacatgtgttttctgtgatctgaTTGCGATCGGTGTaaaggtgtaaatacacccaaAGACGGAGTGTTAtccgatctgccaaaccactttgAGAGGTTGTCGGAGAAGCATTGTGACCAGATTGAACAGAAGTGTTGACAGCATCGATCTAtcactatctgatcacagaaaacaacaggtgTGAAGGAGGCCTTCTAGTCATCCTGAGTCTCTGGCTGAACGTGTTCATTTACGGGTCACAAACTCCACCAGTGATGTACAGCTCCATTAAATCCAATAATGCTCTTGGGAAGTTTTGACAACAAGTACAACCATCAAAGCCCACTGTGTGTGTTATGAGCAGGCACTGACCCTCCATGTCCTGGAGTTTGGTATCGTttgaagagaggagggagaaaattCTTTCGGTTTCCCGGTCACAGTCGATGTCAAGCTGCAGGTTGGCCAGCATGATGCTGAAACAGAAGACAAGCATAAGAGGATCTTCCCACTTTTGTTTCAATTAAAGACACCAACACCACTGAGCCAGCCTTTGGGTTTGACTTTCTGTGAGCTCTGAACAGTGTTATACAGAACAGATGACTCTTTTCTCATCCTGCTGTTTGTGGTAATGATGAGAACAGTGGGGAGGAAAGACTCACATTGTGCACGGCTTGCAGCCCGGTGCATTGTTACTCTGGTTTTTGCAGCACTGCCAAGCTCCACCGCTGTAATTTGATGGGTGGAATGTAGCCAAACGCCCTTCGTTGCAGCGAGTGACCTGGCCCAGGACCTCCAGCCAGTCACTGGCCTCTATGCAGTTCCCTGCTTGCACGTACAGAGGTTTCTCAGAGTGAACCACCTGAAACATCtgacagaagagagaaacactttcagaggtttaaaaacacaatttacctGTCACACTTTTAAAGTCTAATGTGAAACATTCCAAAACATTAAGAGCAGCAATTAGATGATTGATGACTTAAACTTGACTGATGAGTTAAGTTGTCTCTCAATAGCAAATTCTAACAGCGGCtcatcatttgttgtttttaacttgGAAACATGCGCAAGGAAGCGACTGTTTGACTTACATTTTTGCGGTTAAAGGCACTTTCATCCAGTTTCTCCACCGCCTGGATATTTTTGACATTGATGATGCAGAGGGCCTCTTTCCCTGTCAAGTAGAAGTCTTTCATATTAAGTACAGTCAGACGTACTATAACTCACATGGTGATTTGTTGCTGTTCAACAATGTCCGCCTTGTAAGTTAAGGAAATATAAGGTGTATGTGAAGGTCTACATCTCTCAATATGGCGTTTAATAACAGTGTAAACGCTAAAGCAATTTACTTTTCTAAGGCTTTGATCCCTGAGTAAAATAATATGAACTGTGTTACTCTCTGTTGCCCGTAAACAAAAAACCCAATTGGCCTCAACTGTTGACAAACTGTTCACACAGATGAACAGTTTGTGATCACTGCCAAACAGcagaaacaatacaatttaaacaaacaaaagaaaaacaaactctcgAGATTTGACCTTGATGTGCTAATGGCACGGAAAATCAAATAACCCTCATTCATACAGAAAACCCATTAACCACACTCTTTGTTCTGTTGTATATTACCAGATTTAGAAAGACAATAAACTGAGCCGTGATGGACTTTAAGTGGTTGGTCAGAGACAAATGCACCACTCGCAGACCGAGTCCTCTTGAGACCATTTAAGATTTCTCAGCTTGATATTAAttatctgtcttgttttttacaaaaaacaggacaacactgactgactctggactctgactcagtggagattgtggaagaggtgaagaaacgtgttcaagctggttggaatgggtggagaaaagtgtcagggtgataaaagagtatcagccagaatgaaaggaaagataggaggtctagaggaagaccaaagagaaggtttatggatgtagtgaaagaggacatgaagttagttggtgtgagagagggggatacagagaacagggttagatggaggaggttgattcgctgtggcgacccctgaagggagcagcggaaaggaaaagaagaagaagaagaagatctgtcttgttttttaacTATGCATGttaattttcttttgtaataCTTTGTAATACTGGGCTTTTGTTATTCAGTATACACATACTTTATACccaaaataacattaacatCTTCAAACTAGTAACACCTCCACTCCACTGTGTAGGACTGGTATTATTACAATCAGAAAACAAGtcttctgcttctgttgtttTATCCCACATGATGTCATATGTTTTCTAGAGCCATTAGGTTAGTAcgaattgataaaaaaaaatggtctcACCTTTATGTTTGTGGTAAGAGAGCTCCCTGTTGGTCACTCTGAGCCATCtctttttgaagtttttctttcCGAGGCGTTTCCTCCCCTGGGCACGTTTCTGCACTTCTCTATAAGGACACGCACAAGACTCTTTGAgactcaaaacaaaaaccatgctGAAGGAAAGCacattaacatatatataacatatatatatatacatatatatatatatatatatgtacataatatataatgtagTCATGGTTCTACATTGAAAActgaacatttcattttcaaaagagAAACAGTCCTAATGTCTTTACTGAACATAGACTGCTGTTACACCATAAACTGCTGATTTGCACTCCTTAACTGcaatttaagtttttatttctattaataTTGTATTTCTGGTCTTTAATATtggaatatttatttgttttcctcttctctaAAACCACATGAGTGCACCATCAACCAGAACAAAAGCTTTACCTATAAACCTGATCCTGATTCTAAACACTCACCCCTCCTTAAGAACCACTGCATCTTCCAGCCCACTGGACTCTTTGCTGACGTTGGAGGAGATCTCATCAAGAAACTGAAAATCAGAATTGACAATTATGTCAGTGCTAAAAATTCAGATCACAGTCAATGGCATTTAAGTTTATATTTTGCAGTTGGGTGGAGGACAAGCTCGTCTCCATAGCCACATACCCTGGTGTTAAAGTGCTACTAGCTGTATGACTGGGAAGCTGGGGGAGGTTGGCTCAACGGGCAAAAAATATCGAGGCCCTATGTTGATGCGTGTCAAATCAAGAAGCAGCGAGGTACGCACATGATGACAGAAGGTAATGGTGGTGCATAAATCTAGAGCCACTAGGTGTCTGGGAAGTCTCCTCTTTCAAACCATCTTGTTTTCCCTGGCCAGAGTGTGTACATTCTCAGTGTCCCTCAGTGTCTTTCAGATGTAGGTGGACAGCTGAGTCCTGTCCAGATGAGCCGGCTCTTCCGTGTTGTGCCATGTGTTTATGCAGTGGTTGTTTGGTTTCCCCGATGTAGCGGTCAGGACACTTGTCATTACATTAGACTGCATACACTAcattactgtgtttgtgttttgggatttgttgACATGGTGGTCATTTTGTAACTTAATACTACACATTACATACAGTTTAAATTCAAAAACATACCTTTTTAACTCGTTCGATACATTTGTCCTCTTGGAATGATTTGAAGAAGTCATACATGTAGGTTTCTTTGAAACTAGACtgtaaatagaaaataataaacaggtTATGTTAACTATTCACACACAAGTATATTCAGCATTATTCTTTCCTTCTCATCCTTTACGCTGTTAcatacagaaattattgtaactcttacaattttttttgacaaactgCCCCAGCTGCCCAGCGTCTGGATGGTTTTTGAGATGAGAGTGAGTGTCCGAGAAATGTCAGGATCCTGAGATGGAAGGAAAAAAACGACAAAGGGTGAATTTGATCTAAATTCAATAAAGGGTCTGCTTCGAGGTTCGAGGGGGGAAATTTACTCACAGGATGATGGGAACGGAGTTGGAAGGAGTGTGGAGTGAGAACAGCGACGGCAAAGAACCGCAAGAACACGAAGCTGCTAACAGCCGAGTACTGAACATGTGGGTCAGCTGTGGAGGGGgggtgggtgagagagagagagagagagagatagagcaTGGAAGAAAGATATTTGCTTTGTTGTTCAACTCCAAAAAGCTTTAACAAAAATATACTGAGGAAGAAACTTAAATTTAGACTTGACTCTGTCTTCTTGTTATCTAGCTATTCTTAAGTACTGCAGCAAAtagtacatttaaacatagacATAGAGAAAAATATTtagaaatgaatcaataaagTCAATATAGCCAATAATTATGTCTGGCGATGGGaaccaacaccaacaacaaaactACTGAACTGTCTCACAGTCTCAGAGGAACAGAAATGTTACGATGACACATTTTAGGTAGAAAGTAAACAACGATCCATCAGTTCAGTATCTACAGTGTCCTACTGCACAGATGCGAATCTTTACCTGGGAAATGTTTACAGGCCAAATGTCTCAGTGACCTAAAGACGTCACACATGAGTGGTGGGCAGCTTGAACTCGACTGGGTGATGGAGGAGAAGACTTTCTGGACATAAACCTGCAGGTTCTCCTGCAGAGTTAAAAGAACATTAGCACTAATCTGTGAATACAGACACTGATATACACATAATATGTCTATTTATGTAACTTAACATCAGACATTATATTACAATATGTTTTACAAagctcaaaaacaaaatcatttacaAGTATGATGTGTGGACAGGAGAGACATATACATTTACCTTATTGACCTCTACGTTGTCTCCTTCCTTTAGTTTAACAGGGTCTATCTCACATGTTTTGTTGGATTCACAAATCTATATGAGattaaaaggacaaaaaaaaaccaaatagtGAGGGATCGATGAGCAATAATGTaggtgtttgaaaaaaaaactgcctcaTCTCCACTTTCATGTTCATTCACTTTTTCAAGAAATATCAAATAACTCTCAAAAAAGttataaaaaacaaccaacagaTGCAGTGAGCCCAGTAGACttcaaatgtacacatttttaaaaaagctgttTTGAAAAAGGTTGATGGGACCTGTAAAAACTCCACATGTGCTAATTACATCTGCACATCTGCTCGCTCACAGTGGAAATGCAGCTGTTAAACTGGAGTTTTCTATCTTGACCTCATTGACTCATGTCCTTTCTGGCATctggatgtgtatgtgtgtgtgtgtgtgtgtgtgtgtgtgtgtgtgtccttattACTCATACCTCATCTATTACAGGCTTTAGAGTAACTGCCAGGTAATTCTTTCCCACAATCTTCATCATGTCATCAATGCAGCGCGTCGCCAGTGAGTTGCCACGGAA
This Solea senegalensis isolate Sse05_10M linkage group LG8, IFAPA_SoseM_1, whole genome shotgun sequence DNA region includes the following protein-coding sequences:
- the rasa2 gene encoding ras GTPase-activating protein 2 gives rise to the protein MAEEDDARIRILQSLRGKICEAKNLGSVSGPNRQRDLCTFCTISLDQEEVFRTKVFDKSVSPFYGEDFYFEIPRPFQCLSFYIYAKSVFQRDLPVGKVSIRKDDLCKYSGKENWFSLQPVNPNSEVQGKVHLEMRLNEVITENGSVGQHLVVRIIECQELPLISGQNCDPYATVSLVGPARSDQKKTKVKKKTSNPQFEEIFSFEVTRPSSYSKKSHFQVEEEDIEKLEIKVDLWNNENLAQDVFLGATRVPVKVLQKDHIHKAWYLLQPKGNGSKSKSDDLGSLRLKLTYIEDTVLPSACYTPLCNLLLQSPDVKPISASAAHILGDIYRERYEAVLPMVRLLLHHNRFVPFVSAVAALELDNTQEANTIFRGNSLATRCIDDMMKIVGKNYLAVTLKPVIDEICESNKTCEIDPVKLKEGDNVEVNKENLQVYVQKVFSSITQSSSSCPPLMCDVFRSLRHLACKHFPADPHVQYSAVSSFVFLRFFAVAVLTPHSFQLRSHHPDPDISRTLTLISKTIQTLGSWGSLSKKISSFKETYMYDFFKSFQEDKCIERVKKFLDEISSNVSKESSGLEDAVVLKEGEVQKRAQGRKRLGKKNFKKRWLRVTNRELSYHKHKGKEALCIINVKNIQAVEKLDESAFNRKNMFQVVHSEKPLYVQAGNCIEASDWLEVLGQVTRCNEGRLATFHPSNYSGGAWQCCKNQSNNAPGCKPCTIIMLANLQLDIDCDRETERIFSLLSSNDTKLQDMEDACASMAVYQGPQREQEEYSKFTIQEPKETFQTLKQLRNVMEELQRQHNIRNDTTAQYGSLDNPIVGKTS